In Candidatus Methylacidiphilales bacterium, the following are encoded in one genomic region:
- the cysK gene encoding cysteine synthase A has product MPIHPNVVSTVGRTPLVKLNRVTAGLDATIALKCEFFNPLGSVKDRIGAAMIEQAEKDGVLTPGTTIIEPTSGNTGIALAFVAAAKGYKLVLTMPESMSLERRTLLALLGAQLVLTPAAEGMKGAIARAEALQKETPGSWIPQQFKNPANPAVHRRTTAEEIWADTDGRVDILVSAVGTGGTITGVAEVIKGRKKDFQAIAVEPKDSPVITQTRRGEPLKPGPHKIQGTGAGFVPDNLHLDIVDDVVQVTNDEALEMARRLSSEEGLMVGISTGANVHAAIEVARRPENKGKLIVTIGCSTGERYLSTALADAARKAVGG; this is encoded by the coding sequence ATGCCGATCCATCCCAATGTTGTTTCCACCGTGGGCCGCACGCCCCTCGTCAAGCTCAACCGAGTGACTGCGGGTCTTGACGCCACCATCGCCCTCAAGTGCGAATTTTTCAACCCGCTTGGCAGTGTCAAGGACCGCATCGGGGCGGCCATGATCGAGCAGGCGGAAAAAGACGGTGTGCTTACGCCCGGAACCACCATCATCGAGCCCACCTCGGGCAACACTGGTATTGCCCTGGCCTTCGTGGCCGCGGCCAAGGGTTACAAGCTTGTCCTGACCATGCCCGAAAGCATGAGTTTGGAGCGCCGCACCCTCCTCGCCCTCCTCGGGGCCCAACTGGTCCTGACCCCGGCGGCCGAAGGCATGAAGGGAGCGATCGCCCGCGCCGAGGCCCTGCAGAAAGAAACCCCCGGTTCATGGATTCCCCAGCAGTTCAAGAATCCTGCCAACCCCGCTGTCCACCGCCGCACCACCGCCGAGGAAATCTGGGCCGACACCGATGGACGTGTCGACATCCTGGTCTCCGCCGTCGGCACCGGCGGCACCATCACCGGAGTGGCCGAAGTGATCAAAGGGCGCAAGAAGGATTTCCAGGCCATCGCCGTTGAGCCCAAGGACTCGCCCGTCATCACCCAGACCCGACGGGGCGAGCCGCTCAAACCCGGCCCGCACAAGATCCAGGGAACCGGGGCCGGGTTCGTGCCTGACAACCTGCACCTCGATATCGTCGATGACGTTGTCCAGGTGACGAACGACGAAGCCCTGGAGATGGCCCGCCGCCTTTCCAGTGAGGAAGGCCTGATGGTGGGGATTTCCACCGGGGCCAACGTCCATGCCGCCATCGAGGTGGCCCGGCGTCCGGAGAACAAGGGCAAGCTCATCGTCACCATTGGTTGCAGCACGGGCGAACGTTACCTGAGCACGGCACTGGCCGATGCGGCACGCAAGGCCGTTGGTGGTTGA
- a CDS encoding ATP-binding protein: MNISSFDLALAAAAVVVAGLLYFKIYLPIRRVAQLVQGLVEEKSRGGYVRSGVFGLPEIITGLEEIDHRLESLRASARQEGFGLKTILSSMAEGVIITDRDRVIRLANQAFTRMFRVHGEPVGRRAFDVILHADVHTIMDRAFQGKGETTGEIIIQEMIGVDTSRSVFQLNASALRGEDDEIRGLVLVFHDITRIKQLEDLRREFVANVSHELRTPLAIFHGYLETLLHNPTTPHDEVTRVLQVLKRHSDRLNALVDDLLTLARLESGRIRLECVTVQVRPFLERIRDDWRKTFEQKNCRLELATPIDPPLVELDPLRLEQVIYNLLDNALKYSDPGKTVVFGTLPVTGGETARFFVRDAGVGIPSDKIGNIFQRFYRVDRARSREMGGTGLGLAIVKHIVQLHGGCVAAESEVGKGTTITFDLPRHRPLGSPAGVESASTLG, encoded by the coding sequence ATGAATATCAGTTCCTTTGACCTGGCTTTGGCGGCCGCTGCCGTCGTGGTTGCCGGTCTGCTTTACTTCAAGATTTACCTTCCCATCCGCCGGGTGGCCCAGTTGGTTCAGGGCTTGGTCGAGGAAAAATCGCGCGGTGGCTATGTGCGCAGCGGGGTCTTCGGGCTGCCGGAGATCATCACCGGTCTGGAGGAAATCGACCACCGTTTGGAAAGCCTCCGCGCCTCCGCCCGCCAGGAGGGGTTCGGCCTCAAGACCATTCTGTCCAGCATGGCGGAAGGGGTCATCATCACCGACCGCGACCGCGTGATCCGCCTGGCCAACCAGGCCTTCACCCGTATGTTCCGGGTCCATGGCGAGCCGGTGGGACGCCGGGCCTTCGACGTCATCCTGCATGCCGATGTCCACACCATCATGGACCGGGCTTTCCAGGGCAAGGGAGAAACCACCGGTGAAATCATCATCCAGGAAATGATCGGCGTCGACACCAGCCGCTCGGTCTTCCAGCTCAACGCCTCCGCCCTGCGGGGCGAGGATGACGAGATCCGCGGGTTGGTGCTGGTTTTCCACGACATCACCCGCATCAAGCAACTGGAGGACTTGAGGCGTGAGTTTGTGGCCAACGTGTCCCACGAACTGCGCACCCCGCTGGCCATTTTCCACGGCTATCTTGAAACCCTCCTCCACAATCCGACCACGCCCCACGACGAAGTCACACGTGTGCTCCAAGTGTTGAAGCGGCACTCCGACCGTCTGAACGCCCTGGTCGACGACCTCCTGACCCTGGCGCGTTTGGAATCCGGACGTATCCGCCTGGAGTGCGTCACCGTGCAGGTGCGTCCCTTTCTCGAACGCATCCGCGATGACTGGCGGAAAACCTTTGAACAAAAGAACTGCCGCTTGGAGTTGGCGACCCCGATTGACCCTCCTTTGGTCGAACTCGATCCGCTCCGCTTGGAACAGGTCATCTACAACCTTTTGGACAATGCCCTCAAGTATTCCGACCCCGGCAAGACCGTCGTTTTCGGCACCCTGCCCGTGACCGGTGGCGAGACCGCACGCTTTTTCGTCCGCGATGCCGGGGTGGGGATCCCATCGGATAAAATCGGCAACATCTTCCAACGATTCTACCGGGTCGACCGCGCCCGCTCCCGGGAGATGGGAGGAACCGGATTGGGCCTGGCCATTGTGAAGCACATCGTCCAGCTCCACGGGGGCTGCGTGGCGGCCGAGAGCGAGGTGGGCAAGGGAACGACCATCACCTTCGACCTGCCCCGTCACCGTCCTTTGGGCTCCCCCGCCGGAGTGGAGTCCGCCTCGACCCTGGGGTGA